Genomic segment of Vulpes lagopus strain Blue_001 chromosome 7, ASM1834538v1, whole genome shotgun sequence:
gcagactccccattgagcagggagcttgatatggggcttgatcgcatgatctgagctgaaggaagatgcttaaactactgagccatgcagatgcccaacacatgtttattttaattaaatcaacagccttaaattagttttaatactgaatatttttccaaatcacatgaacttgaaaaatgttgaggttaatttccttctttctgagaGCTTTAAAATGCTCAATCGTTAGAAGTTCTTGCTTTCAACGCAACTAATTAGAGATCTTTTACAACAAAATTTTCCAGAGGTAgaaatatcacacacacaaaaaaaaatatatcacatatttacAACATATATATGGACACACACACTAACACAGAAAGACCTTATGGTTACCAATATTTGTGGAGAAAGTTTTTAATCTTGAAATTAAACATAAGGACTCTGTGCCAGAGTTTAGGCACAACATGCATCATTTGGCAGTTTGTGTCATAAAGCacagctttctctttttccttgccTATGTTCCACTGATtgtatgtttatatttcaaagacaTGATAAGATGTATAGCTTtagggggcagagaaagaatgcaGCCTCCTTTATGAAAGATTTAGGTTTCTTAAGACCAATAATTCATAAACTCTTTGAGATGAACAGGGAAAGTTTTGGGGCTGGAAAAGGAATAGGTGAACTTTGACTTGCCTCTGGAGTtgacttttatgttttctgtaaAGGCAGGTCAGACAAAGGATAACTTAGAATGAGTATTCATATAAAGGAGGATAGTGGAAAGCTGTAAAAATTACATCAGTTTTATAGTCTTTTGTATTGGGTACTTTTGTTGtacatttatatttctctctcttttttttaccaGCTTTTTGCAATGACACATCCAATGGAgctattttggaattttgaagcCTTTGCTTTTAAgtgtacttctttttaaaaatttttattttttaatttaaattcaattaattaacatatactgtattattgatttcagaggtagaggtcagtgattcatcagtcttatataatactcagtgctcattacattacatgccctccttaatgcccatcacccagttaccccatcccctcacctacctcccctccagcaaccctcaattggtttcctatgattaagagtctcttatggttttctccctctctgatttcattttgttttattttttcctcacttcctctatgatcctattttgtttattaaactccacatatgagatAATATAATTGTCTCTCTctatttgacttattttacttagcataatagcctctagCTCCATcaacatcattgcaaatggcaagatttcatttttttgatgactgagtagtattccattgtatatatgtaccacatcttctttatctattcatctgtcaatggacatctgggctctttccacagtttgactattgtggacattgctgctataaacactggggagtaggtgccccttcagatcactacatttgtatctttgaggtaaatgcCCAGTAAtccaattgctgagtcatagggtagctctattttcaactctttgcaGAATCTGAATACTGTTAAAGATAATTAAATAGCTAATTGGAATGTTCCTCATAATGGCCATTGTAATTCTAGGTTGTAATTCTCCTGAGTGCTGAAACAGTTTGGTAGGACCCTAGCCATAATTGGTATTTACACATATATCTCTGTCCAATCATGTCTAGTTACAAATAGGGGAGAATTCACGCATTTTTGTCTGACCTTATTTTGTGGCTCCCAACCTGAAAGTTATTAAGCCAGGTTATTTGGGAAACAAAATAGACTTGTAGCTTTTTACAGCTTTgagaatcatattttatttaagcttttatttaaattccagttagttaaaatacagtataattttagtttcaagggatgcctgggtggctcagcggtttggcgtctgcctttggcccagggcatgatcctggagaccctggatcgagtcccacgtcgggctccctgcatggagcctgcttctccctctgcctctctctctctctctctctcatgaataaataaataaaatcttaaaaaaaaattagtttcaagtatagaatttagtgattcaacacttacatacaatgcctggtgttcatcacaagtgtctcccttaatacccatcacctatttaattcATCCtcctacccacttcccctctggtaatcattagtttgttctctatagttaagggtctgtttcttagtttgcctctcATTTTTGATCCCTAtggtcatttgttttatttcttaaaaaacacatataagtgaaatcctatggtaattgtcttttttGGATTGACTTATattgtttagcataatactctctagctccatccatgccattgcaaatggcaagatttcattctcttcatGGCTAAGTAATATactattgtgtgtgtatgtgtatgtgtgtgtgtatctcaatATCAATCACATATTCTTGGGCTCTtcccataacttggctattgtatataagGTTGCTATGAACATCAAGGTgcagtatttttgtatactttgagTAATTACctattagtgcaattgctggatcataggatagttctatttttacctttttgagtaCCCTTCATACTGGTTTCCAGAATGGCTGCCCCAGTCTGTATTCTCACCAAGAGGGTAAGAGgcatattttagatataaaataagCAATGTGCTAGGGGGTAGAGCACTTTACTCTGGATTTTAAGgatctcatttacttatttgtctattaatgtatccatttatttatttactatttttcgTTTTCACCTTTACCTCATGTACATATTAACAGAAACCCACAGTAATGAGGTAATGGAACTGTGGACAGCAGCAGTTGCAAAAGAACTAGGGACTGGGGCAAAGATTGAACCAGCAGATCTTGAAGAATGGGGATGGCACCTGATTCCACACACATGGAGAACTGTCGCTGCCACCAACAGTTACCACCTTGGAATCTGAGTTCTGAATCAAGAGCTAGGTTTAGAAGTTACTTTGGACTGTTCAATAGAGTGCCCCCTACACATCACCACCAGTGTCCATCATGGACAAAACCAGCAGGTTTGATTAATGAAGACTGCAGACAGGAAATGGGGAAGAGCCTAAGACAGCAAAGAGCAGTAAATATAGACTGTGGACTGGGAACTGGGGAAAGAATTCCAATGTGGACTTGTGGATTGAGCCAAGGGCTAAGGACTGGTGCTCTGTCACAGCCTCTGTGTCAGTGACAGAGTGATCCATTAACCCTGGGTTGGAAAGACAATTCAATTAGGAACTCTAATACAAAAAAATAGCAGAACTCAAAGCAAGATTGACTTAAAATGGCCTTGGAAATGTTGAGAAAGATAGTGAACTCCATAGGATTCATAGGGCgctatgtttgtatttttttgtccACAAAAAGAGACAGAAGTTAGCATAGAACCTAGACATTGCCatgaaatctattaaaaaataaaagtcaaccaAGTGAATTCTTAAAGACCTAATtgactttattaaataatttttgaattgtATAGTATCCCATCTAAGAAATGGGATAAAAAGGAGCTCCAGTGAGCTGTAGAAATGGAAAGGTTTTTaagtgaaaagagaaagcaaaaaaaacaattaataacaaagaaCCCATTGTTTTAGGCAAGGTTGAACTcctaaggagagagaaggggaactCGTAGTACAGTTTTAGTGCTGATCAGGAATATGACATGTTGACTGCTGAGAGATTACATAGCTGGGGGTTGAAACTGCTCTTAGATATTAAGTTTTGGTTTATTGACTTGGGGCTTTAACTTAAGTGGCTCCATTATAGccatgtggttttctttgtaacAAATCTtgccaaagaaatataaatcccATGTGTCTCACACTGACTTTATTTTGAGTCCTAGTTTCACCTCTGCCAACCAAATTCTGTGCCCTCCCTTTGTTTCCTGAGATAGAGCTGTGCCCTTGGATGAGGGCCCTCACCTTGAATCCTAGCTCTGACCTTTGCCAGTGGTAGAACCTCATTATCTGTTTCTCAGtctcatcatttattttattcttaattcatGGTGGAAATGATTATAGAAGATGAGAATGTATGGAGAGATGCACATCTATGGTTTATTCACATGGATTTCTCACATTCCCTCCCTTTTCTACCCAATTGAAGAGGACACACTGCTAGAGATTAGAATACAAGCTCCCAAGGATAGCATTAAAAGTACTCTGCCACTGCTTCCCCTGCATTGCTgtttcattagaaaataaaacagaacttcACAGGCAACATCAGGTGAGGTATGGAACCTTAAAACTAGGGTATGGCTTTCTGTGTTAGAAATTTACTCAGCACACAGAATTTTGTTCTCCACATCTGCTTGCCATCTAACTTTGTCATTTGGTTCCCTCTTTGTTTGTTCCCTTCTTTAGGACCTatctctgggacacctgggtggctcagcggttgagcatctgcctttggctcaggacatgatcctggagttccaggatcgagtcccacatcaggctccctgcatggagcctacttctcccactgcctgtgtctctgcctctctctgtgtgtctctcataaataaataaaaccttaaaaaaaaagggacctGACTCAGTCAGAGATTTCCCCAGCCTCTTGTGTATTTTCCCACATCCTCCAAGAATGCACAGGCATGAGCCTACAACTGATAGGGATGAGATCTCCCCTTGTTGGCTCCTCCTTGACACCAGGCTGTATATGCCACTTGCACACTCAGGCTTGCGCATTCTGCTTTGTGTGCTGTCTGCTCCCCAAAGTGGTGGTAGGGTGGTTTGCTCTCCAAACAGCATGATGTTGTCCCTGCACATGCCAGATGCTCAGGATTTCCACTCTTCTGTATGGCAAAATTATTCCTTCTGGGTAGTCAGAAGTGCTGGCACCATGATTCTTAGTTGCTTAATAGTTGCCCTTTGTACATCTGATAAGCTAGATTCCCACACTTCTCTTTTCTAAGGAGAATGTTTGCTTGTCCCATTGATATGTGGGCCAGTCCAGACCTTGTACACTTGttctgaatatttccttccaaaatattttttgccaTCCTCTCCTGAACTGCAGTCTGTGGATACCAGGAAGCCCCTGGAGGATGTGTCTTATCCCTCACTTTTAGTCTAAGGACACTTCTCCAGTCTGCATGCTGTCCAGACATCAGCGCTGACTTGAGGTAACTTGTCTCCTGGTCTGAAAACTCTGCACCCAATCTCTGCAGGGGATAGTGTACAAATATTTCATGTTACATTTAGTTATATGACTTTTTCTGGTGCCCCATCTCAACAAGTCTCCAGTGATCAGATTGGTTCAGGATTCCAGAACCAGCTCAGTCTGACTGACAGCAGAAAAGGTGACAGAGGGACCTCCTTTATCATAGCTGATTTCTTACATCCCTTTCAGGACCTGCTTCAGTCTTTACTAATACCATCTTTTACATCAATGACACTTATACATCAGCAAATCCTCCAGTGGATTATCTCCCTACCTGATTTCTGCTCTCTATTATACACATGAAACAGGTGATGGGTGGGGTCTCAGGACAGGTGGGGTGGCTCATAGTAAGTCCCACATGGATAGTCCAACACAGGTTTTTAGAACATGGGAATCGATGACACCTACTGTTTCTACtccaggaaaaaatttaaaaggccttTCAACACCTTGTTTCATGAGCCAGTACATTTTCTAGATAAAAGAAAGCACATTTgcaattattataattttctatcACCTAATGAAGATATAAGGCATcttttctgagaaagaaagaagccactcATCCTTATTTAACTGCCTCATAAAGGAACCAAGATTTATGATACGATGATGTTAGAGGTTATCAGAAGTGCATATTCTGGAGGTTCTTAAATTACAGGCAGGAAGGGGTATGATGCTATCTTCTTAGATTTGCAAACATGAAGACATTATTTTCATAACgttacaaataaaagaaaaactaaggcaAGATTAATAAAGAGTAATGTGGGAAGGAAAGTTTGAATAGAAGATTCAGGCTTTGAAATTagtctagaaaaatgaaaaggatcttaaagaaaaaggacTTTCCAAGATTGGGGAAGAGCCTGAGCAAGGGCAAACCTTGCATCCATATCAGAAGTCCACACAATGCCTGGACAGAAAGAGAAGGGCTCCTGGATACAATGTTGTGGCCAGGACTGATATTATATCTGTCCCTAATGGCACAGTCAAAGCCATTAATTGTAGTACtaactctttttccttccttccttcttctctcctccccataGTGCCTCCTACTGCTCCAGCCATGGGTCAGTCCTCTTCCACACCGTCTCATAAAACAGGTGGTGATTTGGCCTCCAGTTTTGGCAAgttttttaaggactttaaacTGGAAAGCAAAATCCTTTCTCAAGAGACCATCACTTCGATTGAAAAACACTTGAAGGAGGGGAACCTTCAGAAAGCAGTGTCTGATATTAATAAGGCACTGAAAGACATTGACAATGCCCCTCTGAGCATTGCTGTGACTGGGGAGTCTGGGGCAGGGAAGTCCAGTTTCATCAATGCCCTGCGGGGAGTAGGGCATGATGAAGAAGGGGCTGCCCCCACTGGGCCAGTGGAGACAACTTTTGACAGAACCGAATACAAACACAGGAAGTTTCCCAATGTGACATTATGGGACCTGCCAGGTGTAGGGACCACTACATTTCACCCACAAGAGtatttggagaaaatgaaattttgtgaGTATGATTTCTTTATAATCATCTCTTCCACACGCTTCACAATCAATGATGCACAACTGGCTACAgcaattagaaaaatgaagaaaaatttctaCTTTGTCCGATCTAAAGTGGACAGTGATTTATATAATCTAAAAAGAATTAAACGCAGTGATTTCAATAAGGATGAAATCCTGCTAAAGATCCGCAATGACTGTATAACTCAGTTGCAGAATGTCAAAGTGTGTGACCCTCAGGTCTTCTTAGTCTCCAGCCTTGATTTGTCTAGCTATGATTTCCAAAGCCTAGAGACCACCCTTCTGAAGGAGCTCCCAGCCCACAAGCGCCACATCTTCATGCAATATCTACCGAATATTACTGAGTCTGCCATTGACCGGAAGAGGGATTCCCTGAAACAAAAGGTCTGGCTGGAGGCTGTAAAGGCTGGAGCAACGGCCACTATCCCTTTCATGGGCTTGATCAGTGATAACGAGGTGGAGAAGCTGGAGGAGACTTTATACCTCTACAGGTCTTACTTTGGGTTGGATGATGCATCCCTGGAAACCATAGCCAAGGACTTGAATGTGTCAGTGGAGAAACTCAAGGCAAACCTTAAGTGTCCCCATTTGCTATCAGTTGAGAAGGAGGATGAGTCGTTAGGGGAAAAACTACTGAGATATGTGGAAAAAATCTGTTCTGTTAGTGGAGGACTAATTGCCACTGGTGTTTACTTTAGGAAGATTTTCTActtgcaaaattattttcttgaggcTGTGGTGAGTGATGCAAAAGTTCTCCTTAAcaaagaagagatttttaaagaaccTGTAGGGTCTGGGCAAACTTATCTGCTTCAGGATGTTGGGGTTGAAAATAGGAAAAGTGATGCAACCAGCTCCTGAATTATTCTCAGTGCTGGCACTGGTGCCTGGAAAGTTGATTTAGGGCTTCCCTGAAGCAATCCTGACCCACTGCCTTCAAGATGTATcacaaatatttctgtaattCACTCTTGAACAAACCATGATCTAAATGACTGTTTTTTTGACAGTGAAAGTAATCAACTCTAATGAATCCTTTCACATGATCCTTCCTGGGAAAATGAAGGACAGGAATCTGGAGTTTTCTGACCAGTGGAGGGAATAACACTTTGTGTAATGGTTACTACACACCCATATTGACATAGAAGTAAAAAATGGCTGTTCATACAGTAGATActcaaaacagatttttaaataaatgcatacatacatagtCTGGTTTGCATTCCTGTCATTCTGTTATGAATGCATAAATTCTGATCATTAATAGATCATCAAGTAATGTTGAATTACCTCCTTGACCTTTCCGGGATTATCATCTaccaaaaaacataaaagatagcTGAACACATGTCGcgggaaatgaaaaagaaacattagctaaggaaaaattttatttgaagtacACTGTGAGAAGGACAAGTGTATAAGATGGGAATATAATCCAAGGTTTGCACCTCCAGGTCTAGACACTCCTTGGTTGCAAGCAGCATATTTTGTGCCTGAACTTGAGAGGTTAGGGAATGAGAGATAAGAGGATTTTGATAAATCTAAGTGGAAATTTAAAAGGCTGGGAGGAAGAACAAAAATgccagaaaaaattttaaaagatacatccttaaaattattaattgCAGCACTTTTGAAATGGTAaaactcaaaattaaatattcttcaatagGATGTTACAACCACAAAATAGATGACTTGACAACTATACAAAGGAGTGAGTAATATCCTACATATTGCTATGCTCTCAGCTCCAGGAGAGCTGTTTGTTGTTCAATCcaaaaaataagatggagaaTTATGTATGTGCATAGTATGttactaatataaaaaatgaatatatatttgcatatattcttCAATTAAACATGAGACAACTTCTGTAATAAAATTCTATTATCTATAGTGGAAGGAATGGTACCACACAGAGAGGCAGTGTAATGGCTGAATTTTAATCAATGCAATTTATTTTACATTGGAACATGCAAATGTTTTACAAAGCTACATAAGTGTGTAATTAAGCAAAAAGACCCaacatttatagaaatacaaaacaaatcaaaacaaatgaatctAAGCTTTGTTGATATGACAAAACCAGAAGTtatttcaagactttatttacttttaatttttaattccaatatgATTAGCATgtagtgctatattagtttcagatgtacaatataatgttTTAACACTTCTAACCATTACTTGATGCTCATaatgataagtgtattctttgATCCCCATCACTCATCTCCTCACCCACCTTACCCctgataaccatcaatttgttctctatagttcagagtttattcttttttccctatgatctgtttttgttccttaaattccacttagGAGTGAAATCCTGTggtgtttctctttctgtgactgacttacgTCACTAAGTATTGTACTCTCTAcccccatccatgtcattgcaaatggtaaggttttattctttttgtggctgaataatattccatttcgTCTGtctaccacatattctttatccaatcatctctGGATGGATACCTGacttgcttccatatcttggctactgtaaataatgatgcaataaatgttagtgtgcatttttcatttttaatcagtgttttcattttctttgggtaaatacccattagTGGAGTTATAGGACTATATAGTAATTCTACGTATAATTTTTTGGGGGAACAACCATACTGTTTCTCACAGTGACTacaacagtttgcattcctaccaacagtgtgcaagggttccttttctctaAATCCTCACCAtacttttgctttttgtgttttttattttagctgttctgaaAGGTATGAGGTGacaactcattgtggttttgatttacatttcttgaCAGTTCAtgctattgagcatcttttcacgtgtctgttggccatctggatgtcttccttgaAGACAtgactgttcatgtcttctgctcattttttaatcagattatttgggtttattttctgCTCAGTTGTATCACCTCATTATacatttggatattaacccctcatTGGATATATCATTACCAAATATCTTCTATTTAGtagactttttgttttattgatgattttcttcactttaaaaatatttttattttgatgtggtcccaataggtttttgttttgttgttgctgttgtttgtgtgtttgttttttgcttttgtttcctttgccttaggagacatttctagaaaaatgttgcaatgGCTGATTTGAGAGACATTACTGTTTAtgctctcttttaagatttttatgatttcaggtctcacatttaggtctttaaaccaATTTGACTTTacttttgtgcatggtgtaagaaagtggtccagtttcattcttttgcttgttgctgtccagttttcccaacaccatttgttgaagatacttttTCCCTTTACCTAGATTAATTGAGCATATACTTACGaggttatttctgggctctctattctgttccactgatcctgtgtttatttttgtgtcagaACCAaattgttttgatgactacacTTTCTTGTAtaccttgaaatctggaattgtgatttctctagctttttctttgttttctagatt
This window contains:
- the LOC121496231 gene encoding T-cell-specific guanine nucleotide triphosphate-binding protein 2-like isoform X1, with translation MGQSSSTPSHKTGGDLASSFGKFFKDFKLESKILSQETITSIEKHLKEGNLQKAVSDINKALKDIDNAPLSIAVTGESGAGKSSFINALRGVGHDEEGAAPTGPVETTFDRTEYKHRKFPNVTLWDLPGVGTTTFHPQEYLEKMKFCEYDFFIIISSTRFTINDAQLATAIRKMKKNFYFVRSKVDSDLYNLKRIKRSDFNKDEILLKIRNDCITQLQNVKVCDPQVFLVSSLDLSSYDFQSLETTLLKELPAHKRHIFMQYLPNITESAIDRKRDSLKQKVWLEAVKAGATATIPFMGLISDNEVEKLEETLYLYRSYFGLDDASLETIAKDLNVSVEKLKANLKCPHLLSVEKEDESLGEKLLRYVEKICSVSGGLIATGVYFRKIFYLQNYFLEAVVSDAKVLLNKEEIFKEPVGSGQTYLLQDVGVENRKSDATSS